A single genomic interval of Oncorhynchus gorbuscha isolate QuinsamMale2020 ecotype Even-year linkage group LG25, OgorEven_v1.0, whole genome shotgun sequence harbors:
- the LOC124013870 gene encoding ice-structuring glycoprotein-like gives MLLPLQLLPLMLLPLLLLPLLLLPPAAATPDAATPAAATPDAATPAAATPAAATPDASTPAAATPAAATCSAAATCSAAASSAATPAAATPAAATPDSTPDAATPAAATPAAATPAAATPNAATTAAVTCSAAAASTAAATCAATPDATPDAATPAAATPDAANPAAASSAASSAASTAAATPAATSAATCAAATPAAATPAAFTAPDTPAATSAAATSAATCAATPAAATSAATSSAAYAATSAATCASTPAAATCAATCAATPDAATSAATSTPAAATPAAATSAPTCAATPAAATPAPDTPAATPAAATSAATSFAITPAAATPAAATPAAATPAATPAADTPAAATLLLLPLLLLPVLLLPLLLPLLLPAATPAATSADATPAAATSAASPAAATSAAATPAATPAAASSAASSAASTAAATPAATSAATPAAATPDAANPAAASSAASSAASTAAASSVATSAATPAAATPAAATPAAASSVATSAAISAAATSVASSAADTAASATSAAATPAAASSAASTAAAICASTSAATSAVALSATTCAATSSTTDTSTADTCASICAAATSAATCAAATSAATCAAANSAAATSTAATSTADTPASTLLLLPLLILPLLLLPLPLIPQLLPCCCFLCCYYLCCCYLYC, from the exons ATGCTGCTACCCCTGCAGCTGCTACCCCTGATGCTGCTACCCCTGCTGCTGCTTCCACTGCTGCTGCTACCCCCTGCAGCTGCTACCCCTGATGCTGCTACCCCTGCAGCTGCTACCCCTGATGCTGCTACCCCTGCTGCTGCTACCCCTGCAGCTGCTACCCCTGATGCTTCTACCCCTGCTGCTGCTACCCCTGCTGCTGCTACCTGTTCTGCTGCTGCTACCTGTTCTGCTGCTGCTTCCTCTGCTGCTACCCCTGCTGCTGCTACCCCTGCTGCTGCTACCCCTGATTCTACCCCTGATGCTGCTACCCCTGCTGCTGCTACCCCTGCTGCTGCTACCCCTGCTGCTGCTACCCCTAATGCTGCTACCACTGCTGCTGTTACCtgttctgctgctgctgcttccacTGCTGCTGCTACCTGTGCTGCTACCCCTGATGCTACCCCTGATGCTGCTACCCCTGCAGCTGCTACCCCTGATGCTGCTAACCCTGCTGCTGCTTCCTCTGCTGCTTCCTCTGCTGCTTCCACTGCTGCTGCTACCCCTGCTGCTACCTCTGCTGCTACCTGTGCTGCTGCTACCCCTGCTGCTGCTACCCCTGCTGCTTTCACTGCTCCTGATACCCCTGCTGCTACCTCTGCTGCTGCTACCTCTGCTGCTACCTGTGCTGCTACCCCTGCTGCTGCTACCTCTGCTGCTACCTCTTCTGCTGCTTATGCTGCTACCTCTGCTGCTACCTGTGCCTCTACCCCTGCTGCTGCTACCTGTGCTGCTACCTGTGCTGCTACCCCTGATGCTGCTACCTCTGCTGCTACCT CTACCCCTGCTGCTGCTACCCCTGCTGCTGCTACCTCTGCTCCTACCTGTGCTGCTACCCCTGCTGCTGCTACGCCTGCTCCTGATACCCCTGCTGCTACCCCTGCTGCTGCTACCTCTGCTGCTACTTCCTTTGCTATTACCCCTGCTGCTGCTACCCCTGCTGCTGCTACCCCTGCTGCTGCTACCCCTGCTGCTACCCCTGCTGCTGATACCCCTGCTGCTGCTACCCTGCTGCTGCTACCCCTGCTGCTGCTACCTGTGCTGCTGCTACCTCTGCTGCTACCTCTGCTGCTACCT GCTGCTACCCCTGCTGCTACCTCTGCTGATGCTACCCCTGCTGCTGCTACCTCTGCTGCTTCCCCTGCTGCTGCTACCTCTGCTGCTGCTACCCCTGCTGCTACCCCTGCTGCTGCTTCCTCTGCTGCTTCCTCTGCTGCTTCCACTGCTGCTGCTACCCCTGCTGCTACCTCTGCTGCTACCCCTGCAGCTGCTACCCCTGATGCTGCTAACCCTGCTGCTGCTTCCTCTGCTGCTTCCTCTGCTGCTTCCACTGCTGCTGCTTCCTCTGTTGCTACCTCTGCTGCTACCCCTGCTGCTGCTACCCCTGCTGCTGCTACCCCTGCTGCTGCTTCCTCTGTTGCTACCTCTGCTGCTATCTCCGCTGCTGCTACCTCTGTTGCTTCCTCTGCTGCTGATACCGCTGCTTCTGCTACCTCTGCTGCTGCTACGCCTGCTGCTGCTTCCTCTGCTGCTTCCACTGCTGCTGCTATCTGTGCTTCTACCTCTGCTGCTACCTCTGCTGTTGCTCTCTCTGCTACTACCTGTGCTGCTACTTCCTCTACAACTGATACCTCCACTGCTGATACCTGTGCTTCTATATGTGCTGCTGCTACCTCTGCTGCTACCTGTGCAGCTGCTACCTCTGCTGCTACCTGTGCTGCTGCTAACTCTGCTGCTGCTACCTCTACTGCTGCTACCTCTACTGCTGATACCCCAGCTTCTACCCTGCTGTTGCTACCTTTGCTGATACTTCCTCTGCTGCTGCTACCTCTACCGCTGATACCCCAGCTGCTACCCTGCTGTTGCTTCCTCTGCTGCTACTACCTCTGCTGCTGCTACCTCTACTGCTGA